From one Lolium rigidum isolate FL_2022 chromosome 4, APGP_CSIRO_Lrig_0.1, whole genome shotgun sequence genomic stretch:
- the LOC124649010 gene encoding 60S ribosomal protein L39: MPSHKTFRIKQKLAKKQRQNRPIPYWIRMRTDNTIRYNAKRRHWRRTKLGF, translated from the exons ATG CCGTCCCACAAgaccttccgcatcaagcagaagCTGGCGAAGAAGCAGCGCCAGAACCGCCCCATCCCCTACTGGATCCGCATGAGGACCGACAACACCATCAG GTACAACGCGAAGCGCAGGCACTGGCGCCGCACCAAGCTCGGGTTCTAA